A single genomic interval of Nitratidesulfovibrio sp. SRB-5 harbors:
- the rpsC gene encoding 30S ribosomal protein S3 yields MGQKVHPYGFRLGYNKNWQSRWFSKKEYPGFVFEDHNIRKFVKKTLYHAGLSKIEIERAGGKVRLILSTARPGIVIGRKGVEIEKLRGDLRKKFKREFSIEVNEIRRPEVEAQLVAENIALQLERRVAFRRAMKRTVSMSRKFGAEGIKVTCSGRLAGAEIARTEWYRDGRVPLQTLRADIDFGFAEARTTYGVIGVKVWIFKGEILDNEVEQ; encoded by the coding sequence ATGGGTCAGAAAGTACATCCTTACGGCTTCCGGCTGGGGTACAACAAGAACTGGCAGTCGCGCTGGTTCAGCAAGAAGGAATACCCCGGCTTCGTCTTCGAGGATCACAACATCCGCAAGTTCGTGAAGAAGACGCTGTACCACGCCGGTCTTTCCAAGATCGAGATCGAGCGTGCCGGCGGCAAGGTGCGGCTGATCCTCTCCACCGCGCGTCCGGGCATTGTCATCGGCCGCAAGGGCGTGGAAATCGAAAAGCTCCGTGGCGACCTGCGCAAGAAGTTCAAGCGCGAGTTCTCCATTGAGGTGAACGAAATCCGCCGCCCCGAAGTGGAAGCCCAGCTCGTTGCCGAAAACATTGCGCTGCAGCTTGAACGCCGTGTGGCTTTCCGTCGCGCCATGAAGCGCACGGTGTCCATGTCGCGCAAGTTTGGCGCCGAAGGCATCAAGGTGACCTGTTCCGGCCGCCTCGCCGGGGCCGAAATCGCCCGTACCGAATGGTACCGCGATGGTCGCGTGCCCCTGCAGACCCTGCGTGCCGACATCGACTTCGGTTTTGCCGAGGCCCGCACCACCTATGGGGTGATCGGCGTCAAGGTCTGGATTTTCAAGGGTGAAATTCTGGACAACGAGGTAGAACAGTAA
- the rpsH gene encoding 30S ribosomal protein S8, with product MLTDPIADMLTRIRNAHLALHKEVSVPRSKIKESIAAILKQEGYIEDVATEEAEIKISLKYFKGKPVISGLKRVSKPGRRVYVGSTDIPKVQNGLGICILSTSSGVLAGTQARDRKVGGELLCEIW from the coding sequence ATGCTGACTGATCCTATTGCTGATATGCTTACGCGTATCCGCAACGCACACTTGGCCCTGCACAAGGAAGTGAGTGTGCCGCGCTCGAAGATCAAGGAATCCATCGCCGCCATCCTGAAGCAGGAAGGCTACATCGAAGATGTGGCGACGGAAGAGGCCGAGATCAAGATCTCCCTCAAGTATTTCAAAGGCAAGCCGGTCATTTCCGGTCTGAAGCGGGTGAGCAAGCCCGGCCGCCGGGTGTATGTCGGTTCCACCGACATCCCCAAGGTCCAGAACGGCCTTGGCATCTGCATCCTGTCCACCTCCAGCGGTGTCCTTGCGGGCACGCAGGCCCGCGACCGCAAGGTCGGCGGTGAACTGCTCTGCGAAATCTGGTAG
- the rpsG gene encoding 30S ribosomal protein S7, which produces MPRKGPVPRREILPDPVYNSRLAARFINRLMYDGKKGVAEKLFYKSLETLGEKTGEEPLKAFERAVESVKPHLEVKARRVGGATYQVPMDVRPDRQVSLAIRWLINYARSRGEKGMSAKLSAELIDAFNSRGGAVKKKEDTHRMAEANKAFAHYRW; this is translated from the coding sequence ATGCCTCGTAAAGGTCCCGTCCCCAGACGTGAAATTCTGCCCGATCCGGTGTACAACAGCCGGCTGGCCGCCCGTTTCATCAATCGCCTGATGTACGACGGCAAGAAGGGTGTGGCAGAAAAGTTGTTCTACAAGTCGCTCGAAACCCTGGGCGAAAAGACCGGCGAAGAACCCCTGAAGGCGTTCGAACGCGCCGTCGAGTCCGTGAAGCCGCACCTTGAAGTGAAGGCCCGCCGCGTGGGCGGCGCCACCTACCAGGTGCCCATGGACGTGCGGCCCGATCGCCAGGTTTCCCTGGCCATCCGCTGGCTGATCAACTATGCCCGCTCGCGCGGCGAGAAGGGCATGTCCGCGAAGCTTTCCGCCGAGCTCATTGATGCCTTCAACAGTCGCGGCGGCGCCGTGAAGAAGAAGGAAGACACCCACCGCATGGCCGAAGCCAACAAGGCCTTCGCCCATTACCGCTGGTAG
- a CDS encoding type Z 30S ribosomal protein S14, which yields MSRTSLEVKAQRKPKFSARAYNRCPVCGRPRAYMRKFGLCRICFRNMALRGELPGVRKSSW from the coding sequence TTGTCTCGTACATCGCTTGAAGTGAAGGCGCAGCGCAAGCCCAAGTTCTCCGCCCGCGCCTACAACCGTTGTCCGGTCTGCGGCCGCCCGCGTGCCTACATGCGCAAGTTCGGTCTTTGCCGTATCTGCTTCCGCAACATGGCCCTGCGCGGCGAACTGCCCGGCGTTCGCAAGTCGAGCTGGTAA
- the rplF gene encoding 50S ribosomal protein L6 — MSRIGKLPIAIPSGVEVKVGTEAVEVKGPKGVLVTPTHTELNYAVEDGHVVITRVTETRTARAQHGLRRTLLANCIQGVTKGFSKTLEVIGVGYKVAVKGNLVELAVGFSHPVIMEMPEGVEAKVEGQKLTISGTSKEVVGEIAARIRRVRKPEPYKGKGIKYDNEQIRRKAGKSGGK, encoded by the coding sequence ATGTCGCGAATCGGTAAACTCCCCATCGCCATTCCTTCCGGCGTTGAAGTGAAGGTCGGGACCGAAGCCGTCGAGGTCAAGGGCCCGAAGGGCGTGCTTGTCACCCCTACCCATACGGAACTGAACTACGCGGTTGAGGACGGCCATGTCGTCATCACCCGCGTCACCGAAACCCGCACTGCGCGTGCCCAGCACGGCCTGCGCCGCACCCTGCTTGCCAACTGCATCCAGGGCGTGACCAAGGGCTTTTCCAAGACCCTGGAAGTCATCGGCGTCGGCTACAAGGTTGCCGTCAAGGGCAACCTGGTGGAGCTCGCGGTCGGTTTCTCGCACCCGGTGATCATGGAAATGCCCGAAGGCGTTGAAGCCAAGGTGGAAGGCCAGAAGCTGACCATCTCGGGCACCAGCAAAGAAGTGGTCGGCGAGATCGCCGCACGCATCCGTCGCGTGCGTAAGCCTGAACCCTACAAGGGCAAGGGCATCAAGTACGACAACGAGCAGATTCGCCGCAAGGCCGGCAAGTCTGGTGGCAAATAG
- the rplV gene encoding 50S ribosomal protein L22, with amino-acid sequence MESRATAKFMRVSPRKARLVAQNVNGLPVEDAMNILKFTPNKPADIIFGVLRSALANAEQLPGIDVDAMVVKQIVINEGPTWKRFLPRAQGRATKIRKRTSHITVILAEGQE; translated from the coding sequence ATGGAATCGAGAGCCACCGCGAAATTCATGCGTGTGTCGCCGCGTAAGGCCCGCCTGGTTGCCCAGAACGTGAACGGGCTGCCTGTCGAAGACGCCATGAATATCCTGAAGTTCACGCCCAACAAGCCCGCCGACATCATCTTCGGCGTGCTTCGTTCGGCCCTCGCCAACGCCGAGCAGCTGCCCGGCATCGACGTGGACGCCATGGTCGTGAAGCAGATCGTCATCAACGAAGGCCCCACCTGGAAGCGGTTTCTTCCGCGTGCGCAGGGTCGCGCCACCAAGATTCGGAAGCGTACCAGCCACATCACCGTGATTCTCGCAGAAGGGCAGGAATAG
- the fusA gene encoding elongation factor G, translated as MSRTVPLERQRNIGIMAHIDAGKTTTTERILYYTGVSHKIGEVHDGAATMDWMEQEQERGITITSAATTCSWKEHTINIIDTPGHVDFTIEVERSLRVLDGAVAVFDAVAGVEPQSETVWRQANRYGVPRICFVNKMDRIGANFFRCVDMMVERLRAKPIPIQLPIGSEDKFEGVVDLISGKAIKFDKSSKGVEFTEEDVPADMMDLYLEKRLAMVEAVAEEDEALLEKYLGGEELTEEEIISCVRKATIARNIVPVFCGSAFRNMGVQPLLDAVVAFLPSPLDIEQMKGMNPDNEEETIVCPCSDKEPLAGLVFKLFSDPYIGHLSFFRIYSGFIESGMTVLNSTTGKKERVGRLLRMHANKREEIKWAGAGDIVAVVGLKQASTGDTMCDEKRPVVLESLDIPEPVIEVAIEPKTKADRDALSAALAKLAKEDPSFRVKGDEETGQTLIAGMGELHLEIIVDRLTREFSVNANVGKPQVAYRETITASSKSDMKHVKQSGGRGQYGHAVIEIEPNPGKGYEFVNAITGGVIPKEYIAPVDKGIQDAMKSGVLAGFPTVDIKVTLVFGSYHDVDSSEQAFYVTGSMAIKDAVHKASPVLLEPIMDVEVVTPDEYLGDVMGDLNGRRGRVQNMEARVGSQAVRAQVPLSEMFGYATDLRSKTQGRATFTMQFHHYERVPAQLAEEVIKKKG; from the coding sequence GTGTCCAGAACCGTCCCCCTCGAACGGCAGAGGAACATCGGGATCATGGCCCACATTGATGCGGGCAAGACCACGACCACCGAGCGCATCCTCTATTACACCGGCGTCTCCCACAAGATCGGCGAAGTCCATGACGGCGCGGCCACCATGGACTGGATGGAGCAGGAGCAGGAGCGCGGCATCACCATCACTTCCGCTGCCACCACGTGCAGCTGGAAGGAACATACCATCAACATCATCGACACGCCCGGCCACGTCGACTTCACCATCGAAGTCGAACGTTCGCTGCGCGTGCTTGACGGTGCCGTGGCCGTGTTCGACGCCGTTGCCGGCGTCGAGCCGCAGTCGGAAACGGTGTGGCGCCAGGCCAACCGCTACGGCGTTCCGCGCATCTGCTTCGTCAACAAGATGGACCGCATCGGCGCCAACTTCTTCCGTTGCGTCGACATGATGGTCGAGCGCCTGCGCGCCAAGCCCATCCCCATCCAGCTGCCCATCGGCAGCGAAGACAAGTTCGAAGGCGTGGTCGACCTCATCAGCGGCAAGGCCATCAAGTTCGACAAGTCCAGCAAGGGCGTGGAGTTCACGGAAGAAGACGTGCCCGCCGACATGATGGACCTGTACCTTGAAAAGCGCCTGGCCATGGTCGAAGCCGTGGCCGAAGAGGACGAAGCCCTGCTCGAGAAGTACCTTGGCGGCGAAGAGCTGACCGAGGAAGAAATCATCTCGTGCGTGCGCAAGGCCACCATTGCCCGCAACATCGTTCCGGTGTTCTGCGGCTCGGCCTTCCGCAACATGGGCGTGCAGCCGCTGCTTGACGCGGTGGTCGCCTTCCTGCCTTCGCCCCTGGACATCGAACAGATGAAGGGCATGAACCCGGACAACGAAGAGGAAACCATCGTCTGCCCCTGCAGCGACAAGGAGCCTCTGGCCGGTCTGGTGTTCAAGCTGTTCTCCGACCCCTACATCGGTCACCTGTCCTTCTTCCGCATCTACTCCGGTTTCATCGAGTCCGGCATGACCGTGCTGAACTCGACCACCGGCAAGAAGGAACGCGTCGGCCGCCTGCTGCGCATGCACGCCAACAAGCGTGAAGAGATCAAGTGGGCGGGCGCTGGCGACATCGTGGCCGTGGTGGGCCTGAAGCAGGCTTCCACCGGTGATACCATGTGCGACGAAAAGCGCCCCGTGGTGCTCGAATCGCTGGATATCCCCGAGCCGGTCATCGAAGTGGCCATCGAGCCCAAGACCAAGGCCGACCGCGATGCGCTGTCCGCCGCCCTCGCCAAGCTGGCCAAGGAAGACCCGTCGTTCCGCGTGAAGGGCGACGAGGAAACCGGCCAGACCCTGATCGCGGGCATGGGCGAACTGCACCTCGAGATCATCGTCGACCGCCTGACCCGCGAGTTCAGCGTCAACGCCAACGTGGGCAAGCCCCAGGTTGCGTACCGCGAAACCATCACCGCTTCGTCCAAGTCGGACATGAAGCACGTGAAGCAGTCGGGTGGCCGTGGCCAGTACGGCCACGCGGTCATCGAGATCGAACCGAACCCCGGCAAGGGCTACGAGTTCGTCAACGCGATCACCGGCGGCGTCATTCCCAAGGAATACATCGCCCCGGTGGACAAGGGTATCCAGGACGCCATGAAGAGCGGCGTGCTGGCCGGGTTCCCCACCGTGGACATCAAGGTAACCCTGGTGTTCGGTTCGTACCACGACGTCGACTCCTCGGAGCAGGCGTTCTACGTTACCGGCTCCATGGCGATCAAGGATGCCGTCCACAAGGCCTCGCCGGTTCTGCTTGAACCGATCATGGACGTGGAAGTGGTGACCCCCGACGAATACCTCGGCGACGTCATGGGCGACCTGAACGGCCGCCGCGGCCGCGTGCAGAACATGGAAGCCCGCGTGGGTTCCCAGGCCGTGCGCGCCCAGGTGCCGCTGTCCGAGATGTTCGGCTACGCCACCGACCTGCGTTCCAAGACGCAGGGCCGCGCCACCTTCACCATGCAGTTCCATCACTACGAGCGGGTTCCGGCCCAGCTCGCCGAAGAAGTGATCAAGAAGAAGGGCTAG
- the rplW gene encoding 50S ribosomal protein L23 yields the protein MDYTQILVKPLVSEKATFVKEQAQQVVFFVNPRANKIEIKKAVEAAFKVKVTDVNVITKKPSDKVRQGRVVGRISGCKKAYVTLAPGEKIEFFEGV from the coding sequence ATGGATTATACACAGATTCTCGTGAAGCCCCTGGTGTCCGAAAAGGCCACCTTCGTGAAGGAACAGGCCCAGCAGGTCGTGTTCTTCGTGAACCCCCGGGCCAACAAGATCGAAATCAAGAAGGCCGTCGAAGCCGCCTTCAAGGTCAAGGTGACCGACGTCAACGTCATCACCAAGAAGCCTTCCGACAAGGTCCGTCAGGGCCGCGTCGTGGGCCGGATCTCCGGCTGCAAGAAGGCTTATGTGACCCTGGCTCCCGGCGAAAAAATCGAATTCTTCGAGGGAGTGTAA
- the rplD gene encoding 50S ribosomal protein L4: MAVVKVYDQNKKEAGELTLAPEVFEVEVKPEILNLVVRAHRAGLRSGTHATKTRAFVSGGGAKPWRQKGTGRARSGSNRSPIWRGGAVIFGPQPREYGFKVNKKVRQLALKMALSSRLAGENLMVVKGIELPEIKTKLFAKVAGALGLEKALVITAEADTTLALSARNIPGITLITADQLSVYEILKHPKLVMFEGAVESVQARLK; encoded by the coding sequence ATGGCTGTGGTGAAAGTATACGATCAGAACAAGAAGGAAGCTGGCGAACTGACGCTCGCTCCCGAGGTGTTCGAGGTCGAGGTGAAGCCTGAGATTCTCAATCTCGTGGTCCGTGCGCACCGCGCCGGGCTGCGCTCCGGCACCCATGCCACCAAGACCCGCGCCTTCGTCTCCGGCGGCGGTGCAAAGCCTTGGCGCCAGAAAGGCACCGGCCGCGCCCGTTCCGGTTCGAACCGCTCGCCCATCTGGCGTGGCGGGGCCGTCATTTTCGGCCCCCAGCCCCGCGAGTACGGCTTCAAGGTGAACAAGAAGGTCCGTCAGCTGGCCCTGAAAATGGCGCTCAGCTCGCGGCTTGCCGGCGAGAACCTGATGGTGGTCAAGGGCATCGAACTGCCCGAGATCAAGACCAAGCTGTTCGCCAAGGTGGCCGGTGCCCTGGGCCTCGAAAAGGCCCTGGTCATTACCGCCGAAGCGGATACCACCCTCGCCCTTTCGGCCCGCAACATTCCCGGCATTACCCTGATCACCGCCGACCAGCTCAGCGTCTACGAGATTCTGAAGCACCCGAAGCTGGTGATGTTCGAGGGCGCCGTCGAATCCGTCCAGGCCAGGCTGAAGTAG
- the rpsQ gene encoding 30S ribosomal protein S17, which yields MSEELMNRKGRVLTGIVVSDKNDKTIVVRVETLVQHPLLKKYVRRRNKFTAHDPQNECGIGDKVKIIEYRPLSRNKRWHLVSILEKAV from the coding sequence ATGTCCGAAGAACTGATGAACCGCAAGGGCAGGGTGCTCACCGGGATCGTCGTCAGCGACAAGAACGACAAGACCATTGTCGTTCGCGTCGAGACGCTGGTGCAGCATCCCCTGCTGAAGAAGTACGTACGCCGCCGCAACAAGTTCACCGCTCACGATCCCCAGAACGAGTGCGGCATCGGCGACAAGGTGAAGATCATCGAGTACCGTCCGCTCAGCCGCAACAAGCGCTGGCATCTGGTCTCCATTCTCGAAAAAGCCGTGTAG
- the rpsJ gene encoding 30S ribosomal protein S10, producing MTTVSSDRIRIKLKAYDYRILDKAVAEIVDTARNTGAGVAGPIPLPTNIHKYTVNRSVHVDKKSREQFEMRIHKRLMDILEPTQQTVDALGKLSLPAGVDVEIKL from the coding sequence ATGACGACAGTTAGCAGTGATCGTATCAGAATCAAGCTGAAAGCTTACGATTACCGCATCCTCGACAAGGCTGTGGCGGAAATCGTGGATACGGCGCGCAACACGGGCGCCGGGGTGGCTGGTCCCATCCCCCTGCCCACCAACATTCACAAGTACACCGTCAACCGGAGCGTGCACGTCGACAAGAAGTCGCGCGAGCAGTTCGAAATGCGCATCCACAAGCGGCTCATGGACATCCTCGAGCCTACGCAGCAGACCGTGGACGCACTGGGCAAGCTGAGCCTGCCCGCCGGTGTGGACGTCGAAATCAAGCTCTAG
- the rplX gene encoding 50S ribosomal protein L24, whose protein sequence is MKQFRIRKDDKVVVIAGKDKGKIGKVLKVLPKKDGVLVEKVNMVKRHMRANPYRQQPGGIIEKEMPVDISNVMVMCDACAKATKVGYRYTEDGKKVRFCKKCNEIIG, encoded by the coding sequence ATGAAACAGTTCCGTATCCGCAAGGACGACAAAGTGGTCGTCATCGCCGGCAAGGACAAGGGCAAGATCGGCAAGGTGCTGAAGGTTCTTCCCAAGAAGGACGGAGTGCTTGTCGAGAAGGTCAATATGGTCAAGCGCCACATGCGCGCCAATCCGTACCGGCAGCAGCCGGGCGGCATCATCGAGAAGGAGATGCCTGTTGACATCTCCAACGTGATGGTGATGTGCGATGCGTGCGCCAAGGCCACCAAGGTGGGCTACCGCTACACCGAGGACGGCAAGAAAGTTCGCTTCTGCAAGAAGTGCAACGAAATCATTGGATAG
- the rplP gene encoding 50S ribosomal protein L16, translated as MLSPRKVKFRKWQKGRLRGMATRGATVSFGDIGLKAVEHGKLSSQQIEAARIAMMRHIKRGGKVWIRIFPDHPVTAKPLETRQGSGKGAPVGWCAPVKPGRVLYEIKGVSLELAKEALTRAAHKLPIKTTIVVREGL; from the coding sequence ATGCTGAGCCCCAGAAAGGTTAAATTCCGCAAGTGGCAGAAGGGCCGTCTGCGTGGCATGGCCACCCGCGGCGCCACTGTCTCCTTCGGTGATATCGGTCTTAAGGCAGTAGAACACGGCAAGCTGTCCAGCCAGCAGATCGAGGCCGCCCGTATCGCCATGATGCGCCATATCAAGCGCGGCGGTAAGGTCTGGATCCGCATCTTCCCCGACCATCCGGTCACCGCCAAGCCCCTCGAAACCCGCCAGGGTTCCGGTAAGGGCGCCCCGGTGGGCTGGTGCGCTCCGGTGAAGCCGGGCCGCGTGCTTTACGAAATCAAGGGCGTCAGCCTGGAGCTGGCCAAGGAAGCTCTGACGCGCGCCGCCCACAAGCTCCCCATCAAGACGACCATTGTCGTGCGGGAGGGCCTCTAG
- the rplN gene encoding 50S ribosomal protein L14: MIQVESTLQVADNSGAKKVACIKVLGGSKRRYATVGDIVVVSVKEALPHCKVKKGDVMQAVIVRTRKEVRRVDGSYIKFDSNAAVLLNKQGEPVGTRIFGPVARELRGKNFMKIVSLAPEVL, encoded by the coding sequence ATGATCCAGGTAGAATCCACGCTGCAGGTGGCGGACAACTCCGGTGCGAAGAAAGTCGCGTGCATCAAGGTGCTCGGCGGCTCCAAGCGCCGCTACGCCACCGTGGGCGACATCGTCGTCGTTTCCGTGAAGGAAGCCCTGCCGCACTGCAAGGTGAAGAAGGGCGACGTGATGCAGGCCGTCATCGTGCGCACCCGCAAGGAAGTTCGCCGCGTCGACGGTTCGTACATCAAGTTCGATTCCAATGCGGCCGTTCTGCTGAACAAGCAGGGCGAGCCGGTGGGCACCCGCATCTTCGGCCCTGTTGCCCGCGAACTGCGCGGCAAGAACTTCATGAAGATCGTCTCGCTGGCGCCCGAAGTGCTCTAG
- the rplB gene encoding 50S ribosomal protein L2, translated as MAVRKLKPTSPGRRFQTVSDFEEVTRSTPEKSLTEGLTKKSGRNNNGRVTMRRRGGGHKRLYRIIDFRRNKLGIAATVAHIEYDPNRTARIALLHYADGEKRYILAPLGIKQGDMVQAGEGADIKPGNAMPMARIPVGTVLHNIELYPGRGGQFCRAAGTYAQLVAKEGKYALLRMPSGEVRKVLAACCATIGQVGNVNHENISLGKAGRNRWLGRRPKVRGVAMNPIDHPLGGGEGRSSGGRHPVTPWGVPTKGYKTRDRKKASTKLIVKRRGQK; from the coding sequence ATGGCTGTTCGTAAGCTGAAACCGACATCTCCCGGTCGCCGCTTCCAGACCGTCTCGGATTTCGAGGAAGTCACCAGGAGCACGCCCGAGAAGTCCCTTACCGAGGGGCTGACCAAGAAGAGCGGTCGCAACAACAATGGCCGCGTGACCATGCGCCGTCGCGGCGGCGGTCACAAGCGCCTGTACCGCATCATCGACTTCCGTCGTAACAAGCTCGGTATCGCGGCCACCGTCGCGCACATCGAGTACGACCCCAACCGTACCGCCCGCATCGCGCTGCTGCACTACGCGGATGGCGAGAAGCGCTACATCCTCGCCCCGCTCGGCATCAAGCAGGGCGACATGGTGCAGGCCGGCGAAGGCGCGGACATCAAGCCTGGCAATGCCATGCCCATGGCCCGCATCCCGGTCGGTACCGTGCTGCACAACATCGAGCTCTACCCCGGTCGTGGCGGCCAGTTCTGCCGCGCCGCCGGTACCTACGCCCAGCTGGTGGCCAAGGAAGGCAAGTACGCCCTCCTGCGCATGCCTTCGGGCGAAGTGCGCAAGGTGCTTGCGGCCTGCTGCGCCACCATCGGCCAGGTCGGCAACGTGAACCACGAGAACATCTCGTTGGGCAAGGCTGGCCGCAATCGCTGGCTCGGCCGTCGTCCCAAGGTCCGCGGCGTCGCCATGAACCCCATCGACCACCCGTTGGGTGGTGGTGAAGGCCGCAGCTCCGGCGGTCGCCATCCGGTGACCCCGTGGGGCGTGCCCACCAAGGGGTACAAGACCCGCGATCGCAAGAAGGCTTCCACGAAGCTCATCGTCAAGCGTCGCGGTCAGAAGTAG
- the rplE gene encoding 50S ribosomal protein L5, producing the protein MTRLEQIYREKVVPVLQKEFNYTSSMQVPGIEKVSLNIGLGAASQNNKLMEEAIKELTAIAGQKAVVTRAKKSIASFKLREGMPIGCRVTLRKERMWDFLDKLMNFALPRVRDFRGIPDRGFDGRGNFTLGIKEHTIFPELEVDRVDNPKGMNITIVTTAQTDKEGKLLLDQLGMPFKK; encoded by the coding sequence ATGACGCGTCTTGAACAGATATACCGCGAGAAAGTGGTTCCGGTATTGCAGAAGGAGTTTAACTACACTTCTTCGATGCAGGTTCCCGGGATTGAAAAAGTCTCTCTGAATATCGGCCTCGGCGCCGCGAGCCAGAACAACAAGTTGATGGAAGAAGCCATCAAGGAGTTGACCGCCATCGCCGGGCAGAAGGCCGTCGTGACCCGCGCCAAGAAGTCCATCGCGTCGTTCAAGCTGCGCGAAGGCATGCCCATCGGCTGCCGCGTGACGCTGCGCAAGGAACGCATGTGGGACTTTCTGGACAAGCTGATGAACTTCGCGCTGCCTCGCGTGCGCGACTTCAGAGGGATTCCGGACCGTGGCTTCGATGGCCGGGGCAATTTTACCCTGGGCATCAAGGAACACACCATTTTCCCCGAGCTGGAAGTGGATCGCGTTGACAACCCCAAGGGGATGAACATCACGATCGTTACCACTGCCCAGACGGACAAGGAAGGCAAGCTGCTGCTCGACCAGCTCGGCATGCCTTTCAAGAAGTAA
- the rplC gene encoding 50S ribosomal protein L3, with the protein MAEKLGILGRKVGMTRIFASDGSAVAVTVIQAGPCPVIQVRNGETDGYDAVQIAFEEAKEKHVTKPARGHFAKAGKGLFRNLREIRLEAPAEFEVGQELTVSLFAAGEKVKVTGTSIGKGYQGVMRRWNFAGSKDTHGCEKVHRSGGSIGNNTFPGHVFKGKKMAGHWGDERVTVKNLEIVDIRAEDNVILVKGAVPGPKNGLVLVRKQ; encoded by the coding sequence ATGGCTGAGAAATTGGGTATCCTGGGTCGCAAGGTCGGCATGACCCGCATTTTCGCCAGTGATGGTTCCGCCGTGGCTGTTACGGTCATCCAGGCCGGTCCCTGTCCGGTCATCCAGGTTCGCAACGGCGAGACCGACGGCTACGACGCCGTGCAGATCGCCTTTGAGGAAGCCAAGGAAAAGCACGTGACCAAGCCCGCCCGTGGCCACTTCGCCAAGGCCGGCAAGGGTCTTTTCCGCAACCTCCGCGAAATCCGCCTGGAAGCGCCTGCCGAATTCGAAGTCGGCCAGGAACTCACCGTGTCCCTGTTCGCCGCTGGCGAAAAGGTGAAGGTGACCGGTACCAGCATAGGCAAGGGGTACCAGGGCGTCATGCGCCGCTGGAACTTCGCCGGCTCCAAGGACACGCACGGCTGCGAAAAGGTGCATCGTTCCGGTGGCTCCATCGGTAACAACACCTTCCCGGGTCACGTGTTCAAGGGCAAGAAGATGGCTGGCCACTGGGGTGACGAGCGCGTGACGGTCAAGAATCTCGAGATCGTCGACATCCGCGCCGAAGACAACGTCATTCTGGTGAAGGGTGCCGTTCCCGGCCCCAAGAACGGCCTGGTCCTGGTGCGCAAGCAGTAA
- the rpsS gene encoding 30S ribosomal protein S19 — MPRSLKKGPFIDDHLIKKVELAVSNSDRRVIKTWSRRSTIAPEMVGLTFAVHNGKKFIPVFVTENMVGHKLGEFAPTRTFYGHAADKKSKAKK, encoded by the coding sequence ATGCCCAGATCCCTGAAGAAAGGTCCGTTCATCGACGACCATCTGATCAAGAAAGTGGAATTGGCCGTGTCGAACAGCGACCGCCGCGTCATCAAGACGTGGTCGCGTCGGTCCACCATCGCTCCCGAGATGGTCGGCCTGACGTTCGCGGTCCACAATGGGAAGAAGTTCATTCCCGTGTTCGTCACCGAGAACATGGTGGGTCACAAGCTGGGCGAATTCGCCCCGACCCGCACGTTCTACGGGCATGCCGCGGACAAGAAGAGCAAAGCAAAGAAGTAG
- the rpmC gene encoding 50S ribosomal protein L29, with amino-acid sequence MNAAELRKLSAEQLKDKLAESRKELFDLRFRHATAQLEKTSNLPATKREIARILTILKEKG; translated from the coding sequence ATGAACGCCGCAGAACTGAGAAAGCTCAGCGCTGAACAGCTCAAGGACAAGTTGGCCGAATCCCGCAAGGAACTGTTCGATCTGCGCTTCCGCCACGCCACCGCGCAGTTGGAGAAGACCTCCAACCTCCCGGCGACCAAGCGCGAGATCGCCCGGATTCTGACCATCCTGAAGGAAAAGGGGTAA